In Jeotgalibaca arthritidis, a single genomic region encodes these proteins:
- the uvrA gene encoding excinuclease ABC subunit UvrA: MAKDQIIVRGARSHNLKNIDVTIPRDKLVVVTGLSGSGKSSLAFDTLYAEGQRRYVESLSAYARQFLGQMEKADVDTIDGLSPAIAIDQKSTSNNPRSTVGTVTEINDFLRLLFARVGHPICPNDGTEISSQSPEQIVNQILELPERTRMQILAPVVYGKKGQHKKVIDDMKRQGFVRVRIDGELYDITETPELDKNKAHNIDAVVDRIVVKEGIRSRLFDSVETALQLAEGYVVINVIDGEDMMFSEHYACPHCGFTVGEIEPRLFSFNAPYGACADCDGLGMKLEVDLDLVVPDMTLTIEEGAIAPWNPISSNYYPEMLRQFCTEFKIPMDIPFEKLSKKEREFVLFGSKGKKFHFYHKNEFGAVRDVQIPFEGVVNNIDRRYHESSSDFTRKVMREYMTELHCQTCKGARLNEQALCVKVNDQNISQVTNHSIEQALAFFEQLNLSESESDIAKPILREINSRLYFLNNVGLNYLTLSRVAGSLSGGEAQRIRLATQIGSNLSGVLYILDEPSIGLHQRDNNLLIESMKSMRDLGNTLVVVEHDEDTMLQSDYLIDIGPGAGERGGEVVAAGTPKQVMKSKKSITAQYLSGKKFIAVPEERRSEDRGAVLVEGAEENNLKNIDVSFPIGKFIAVTGVSGSGKSSLVNRVLKLALSRELTRTKEKPGKFKRLSGYEELEKVIDIDQSPIGRTPRSNPATYTSVFDDVRGLFANTNEAKIRGYSKGRFSFNVKGGRCEACKGDGILKIEMHFLPDVYVPCEVCHGKRYNSETLEVRYKGKNISEILDMTIDEAVPFFEAIPKIKRKLQTIADVGLGYITLGQPATTLSGGEAQRMKLASELQRVSTGKTFYILDEPTTGLHTDDIARLLEVLQRLVDAGNTVLVVEHNLDVIKTADHIIDMGPEGGDGGGTVLATGTPEEVAAVEASYTGQYLKKILERDKARQS, from the coding sequence ATGGCAAAAGATCAAATTATCGTGCGCGGCGCACGTTCTCATAACTTAAAAAACATTGACGTCACTATTCCACGTGACAAATTAGTTGTTGTTACAGGATTATCAGGGTCTGGAAAAAGTTCACTAGCATTTGACACCCTTTATGCAGAAGGACAAAGACGGTATGTTGAGAGTCTCTCTGCCTACGCTCGCCAATTCTTAGGACAAATGGAAAAGGCAGATGTCGATACCATTGATGGACTCAGTCCAGCCATTGCGATCGATCAAAAATCAACTAGTAATAACCCTCGTTCTACGGTGGGAACTGTAACTGAAATTAATGATTTCCTTCGGTTGCTGTTTGCACGAGTGGGCCATCCCATTTGCCCGAATGACGGAACGGAAATTAGTAGCCAGTCCCCTGAACAAATTGTTAATCAAATTTTAGAGCTGCCTGAACGAACAAGAATGCAAATTTTGGCTCCGGTTGTTTATGGAAAAAAAGGCCAACACAAAAAAGTGATTGATGATATGAAACGTCAAGGCTTTGTTAGAGTTCGTATTGATGGTGAGCTGTATGACATAACAGAAACGCCTGAGCTAGATAAAAACAAAGCTCATAACATTGATGCCGTTGTGGATAGAATTGTTGTTAAAGAGGGCATTCGTTCTCGTTTATTTGATTCAGTTGAAACAGCACTTCAATTGGCAGAAGGTTATGTTGTCATTAATGTTATTGATGGGGAAGATATGATGTTTAGCGAACATTATGCTTGTCCGCATTGTGGATTTACAGTCGGTGAAATAGAGCCCCGTCTCTTCTCCTTTAATGCGCCATATGGAGCCTGTGCAGACTGCGATGGCTTGGGCATGAAGTTAGAAGTGGATTTGGACTTAGTTGTACCCGATATGACATTAACGATTGAAGAGGGAGCCATTGCACCTTGGAATCCAATCAGTTCTAACTATTACCCTGAAATGCTCCGCCAATTTTGTACAGAATTTAAGATTCCCATGGATATCCCTTTCGAGAAGTTAAGTAAAAAGGAAAGAGAATTCGTTTTATTTGGGTCAAAAGGGAAAAAATTCCATTTCTACCATAAAAATGAATTCGGTGCCGTCCGAGATGTTCAAATTCCATTTGAAGGTGTTGTTAACAACATCGACCGCCGTTACCATGAGTCATCAAGTGACTTTACGCGTAAAGTGATGCGTGAGTATATGACAGAGTTACACTGTCAAACGTGTAAAGGGGCGCGTTTAAATGAACAAGCCTTATGTGTAAAAGTGAATGACCAAAACATCTCACAAGTGACCAATCATTCGATTGAGCAAGCGCTGGCCTTTTTTGAACAACTCAATTTAAGTGAGTCTGAGTCAGATATTGCTAAACCAATTTTGAGAGAAATCAACTCTCGTTTATACTTTTTAAATAATGTAGGCTTGAACTATTTGACACTCAGTCGGGTCGCTGGCAGTTTGTCTGGTGGAGAAGCTCAACGGATTCGTTTAGCTACTCAAATCGGGTCTAACCTATCGGGTGTGCTTTATATTTTAGATGAGCCGTCGATTGGCTTGCACCAGAGAGATAATAATCTCTTGATCGAATCGATGAAGAGTATGCGTGATTTAGGAAATACATTGGTGGTTGTCGAGCATGATGAAGATACCATGTTACAATCGGACTACTTGATTGATATTGGTCCAGGTGCAGGTGAGCGCGGCGGCGAGGTTGTTGCTGCTGGGACGCCTAAACAAGTCATGAAATCGAAAAAATCGATTACTGCTCAATACTTATCAGGGAAAAAGTTTATTGCTGTGCCAGAAGAAAGACGATCTGAAGATCGCGGTGCGGTGCTGGTTGAAGGAGCCGAAGAAAATAACTTAAAGAATATCGATGTTTCCTTCCCAATTGGTAAATTTATTGCAGTAACCGGTGTATCCGGTTCAGGTAAGAGTTCGCTCGTTAACCGTGTGTTGAAACTAGCTTTATCGAGAGAATTAACGCGTACCAAGGAAAAACCAGGTAAGTTTAAACGATTATCAGGTTATGAAGAGCTTGAAAAAGTGATTGATATTGATCAAAGTCCAATCGGTCGGACACCACGTAGTAATCCAGCTACTTATACAAGTGTGTTTGATGATGTCCGTGGCTTATTTGCTAATACTAATGAGGCTAAAATTAGAGGCTATAGCAAAGGGCGCTTCAGTTTTAACGTGAAAGGCGGCCGCTGTGAAGCGTGTAAGGGAGACGGTATCTTAAAAATTGAGATGCACTTCTTACCGGATGTCTATGTGCCATGTGAAGTGTGTCATGGCAAACGCTATAACTCTGAAACCTTGGAAGTACGCTATAAGGGTAAAAATATTTCTGAAATTTTGGACATGACGATTGATGAAGCTGTGCCATTTTTTGAGGCTATCCCTAAAATTAAGCGTAAGCTACAGACGATTGCTGATGTTGGTTTAGGTTATATCACACTTGGTCAACCAGCAACAACCTTATCTGGTGGGGAAGCACAACGGATGAAGTTGGCAAGTGAATTGCAACGCGTTTCTACTGGTAAGACGTTCTACATTCTAGATGAGCCAACAACTGGTCTTCATACAGATGATATTGCACGACTACTTGAAGTATTGCAACGTTTAGTGGATGCAGGTAATACCGTTTTAGTTGTCGAGCATAATCTCGATGTTATTAAAACGGCAGACCATATTATTGATATGGGACCAGAGGGCGGCGATGGCGGCGGTACAGTTCTTGCAACTGGCACACCGGAGGAAGTAGCAGCTGTTGAAGCCAGCTATACTGGCCAATACTTAAAGAAAATACTCGAACGAGACAAAGCACGCCAAAGTTAA
- a CDS encoding ArsR/SmtB family transcription factor, with amino-acid sequence MAKKIEDETIQQATKIFKLLGDNTRFRILYLLQDKEWNVNAIATELQMEQSAVSHQLKKLKEARLVKSRRVGKNMLYSQDDNHVYEILHMAVTHVKHTH; translated from the coding sequence ATGGCTAAAAAAATCGAGGATGAAACGATTCAGCAAGCAACAAAAATTTTTAAACTGCTCGGCGATAATACCCGCTTTCGAATACTCTATTTATTACAAGATAAAGAATGGAATGTTAATGCTATTGCAACAGAATTGCAGATGGAGCAATCTGCTGTTTCCCATCAACTAAAAAAATTAAAAGAAGCACGGCTCGTTAAAAGTAGGCGTGTAGGTAAAAATATGTTATACAGCCAAGATGATAATCACGTCTATGAAATCCTTCATATGGCAGTCACTCACGTGAAGCATACTCATTAA
- the pstA gene encoding phosphate ABC transporter permease PstA, translated as MESKIIKFLVYFFSCITFGSLFYVIGFILLNGISSLNWSMFAWNYTTSNVSMMPSILTTFVVVFLALLIAAPIGVFTAFYLVEYADKNNKFVNVIRVATDTLSGIPSIVYGLFGMLFFVIFLGFKYSIISGVLTSVIMVLPVIIRSTEEALLAVRNSLREGSFALGAGKLRTIFRVVLPVAMPGILSGIILAVGRIVGETAALMYTLGTSVNVPDNLFQSSRTLALHMYILASEGIHVRESYATGVVLIVIVLIINGISTWLSNRLTKGAK; from the coding sequence ATGGAATCAAAAATTATTAAATTCTTAGTTTATTTCTTTTCATGCATCACATTCGGTTCGCTTTTTTATGTCATTGGCTTTATCCTCTTAAATGGGATTAGCAGTCTGAACTGGAGTATGTTCGCATGGAACTATACGACTAGTAACGTATCAATGATGCCGTCAATCTTGACGACCTTCGTTGTTGTTTTCTTAGCCTTACTGATTGCAGCTCCAATTGGTGTTTTTACAGCCTTTTATTTAGTTGAATATGCTGATAAAAACAACAAATTTGTTAATGTGATTCGTGTTGCAACGGATACACTATCGGGAATTCCTTCTATTGTATATGGTCTTTTCGGTATGTTGTTCTTTGTTATTTTCCTAGGCTTTAAATACTCGATTATTTCGGGGGTTTTAACATCTGTAATTATGGTTTTACCTGTTATTATCCGTTCAACGGAAGAAGCTTTGCTAGCTGTTCGCAATTCATTGCGAGAAGGAAGTTTCGCACTAGGAGCAGGGAAATTACGTACGATTTTTAGAGTTGTTCTACCAGTTGCGATGCCAGGTATTTTATCTGGAATCATTTTGGCAGTTGGTCGGATTGTAGGTGAAACAGCCGCTTTGATGTATACACTTGGAACATCAGTTAATGTGCCTGACAACCTTTTCCAATCAAGTCGTACCTTAGCATTACACATGTACATTTTAGCCAGTGAAGGTATCCACGTACGAGAATCCTATGCAACCGGTGTTGTCTTAATCGTTATTGTACTAATCATCAACGGTATTTCAACATGGCTCAGCAATCGATTAACAAAAGGAGCGAAATAA
- a CDS encoding response regulator transcription factor, translating to MKKVLIVDDEPSILILLAYNLEKEGYQVIQASDGKEGYDLALSQPFDFIILDLMLPSMDGMDICKGLRREKIETPILMLTAKDDELEKIIGLELGADDYMTKPFSPREVIARMKAIFRRTERRLQQDEPSFEKETETVEEPAFVEEKIVIGEVVIFPDLYEVHVKGEPIDITPKEFELLLYMAKRANRILSREQLLNAIWNFDYAGETRIVDVHISHLREKIEEDTKNPHYIKTVRGFGYKFEESK from the coding sequence ATGAAAAAAGTACTGATTGTTGATGATGAACCGTCAATTTTAATTTTACTGGCATACAACCTCGAAAAAGAAGGCTACCAAGTCATCCAAGCCTCTGATGGAAAAGAAGGCTATGACTTAGCTTTAAGTCAACCGTTTGATTTTATTATTTTAGATTTGATGCTGCCATCTATGGATGGTATGGATATCTGTAAAGGATTAAGAAGAGAAAAAATTGAAACACCGATTTTAATGCTGACAGCTAAAGACGATGAACTAGAAAAAATTATCGGCTTAGAGCTCGGTGCAGATGACTATATGACAAAGCCATTTAGTCCGCGAGAAGTTATTGCGCGTATGAAGGCTATTTTTAGAAGAACGGAACGTCGATTGCAACAAGACGAGCCTTCTTTTGAAAAAGAAACAGAAACTGTAGAAGAGCCAGCGTTTGTAGAAGAAAAGATTGTCATAGGGGAAGTTGTGATTTTTCCTGATCTGTATGAAGTGCATGTCAAAGGTGAACCGATTGATATTACACCTAAAGAATTTGAATTATTATTATATATGGCAAAACGCGCTAACCGGATTTTAAGCCGTGAGCAATTACTGAATGCCATTTGGAATTTTGATTATGCAGGAGAGACACGTATTGTTGATGTTCATATTAGTCATTTACGTGAAAAAATTGAAGAGGACACTAAAAATCCACACTATATAAAAACAGTACGCGGATTTGGCTATAAGTTTGAGGAGTCTAAGTAA
- the phoU gene encoding phosphate signaling complex protein PhoU has translation MRRTFDDDLQTMHGQFTKMGLMVNENILRAVKAFINHDKNLAVEAKQKDKDVNDIEVEIENLCFQLIALQQPVSSDLRSIVTVMKASSDLERMGDHAVSIARSVIRVKERHNKRIPEVEAKIAEMAEVVKKMVEQVIDAYVHVDESKARQIAEMDSKVDKHFVEINHYCIKQMAIDSELVPGGSDYIAVAGYLERIGDYVTNICERIVYLKTGEILELN, from the coding sequence GTGAGAAGAACGTTTGATGATGATTTACAAACTATGCACGGCCAGTTTACAAAAATGGGATTAATGGTAAACGAAAATATCTTAAGAGCGGTTAAGGCGTTTATTAATCATGATAAAAACCTAGCTGTCGAAGCAAAGCAAAAAGATAAGGATGTTAATGACATTGAAGTAGAGATTGAAAATCTTTGCTTCCAATTAATTGCCTTACAACAACCTGTATCTAGCGACTTACGATCGATTGTAACAGTGATGAAAGCAAGTTCGGATTTGGAACGTATGGGCGACCATGCTGTCAGTATTGCACGATCTGTCATTCGAGTGAAAGAGCGCCATAACAAACGTATTCCAGAAGTTGAGGCTAAAATCGCTGAGATGGCGGAAGTCGTTAAGAAGATGGTTGAACAAGTGATCGATGCCTATGTCCACGTTGATGAATCAAAGGCACGTCAAATCGCTGAAATGGATTCAAAAGTAGATAAGCATTTTGTCGAAATTAACCATTACTGTATTAAGCAAATGGCAATCGATTCAGAACTTGTCCCAGGTGGATCAGATTACATTGCGGTTGCTGGTTACTTAGAAAGAATTGGCGACTACGTGACTAATATTTGTGAACGTATCGTTTACCTCAAAACTGGTGAGATTTTAGAATTAAATTAA
- the pstC gene encoding phosphate ABC transporter permease subunit PstC: MKKKYFWESFMKWVFIASAFVSVISIVVIFYFIFEGGVPFMVRYGIGDFLFGTKWTPSNANPEYGILPMIIGSLVITLGAILIGVPTGVFTSIFMAKFCPPKLYRFVKPAVNMMAAIPSIVYGFFALRLIVPFMRNLVGGTGMNILTASILLGIMILPTIIGLSESSLRAVPNSYYEGSVALGATHERSVIRVMVPAAKSGIISAVILGVGRAIGETMAVILVAGNQPRIPTSVTHGVRTMTTNIVLEMAYAAGEHREALIATAVVLFIFIIVINAAFSIVKRKGI; the protein is encoded by the coding sequence ATGAAGAAGAAATATTTTTGGGAAAGTTTTATGAAGTGGGTTTTTATTGCTTCAGCGTTTGTCTCTGTTATTTCTATTGTTGTTATTTTTTATTTTATTTTTGAAGGCGGCGTGCCATTTATGGTTCGCTATGGCATAGGGGACTTTTTATTCGGAACAAAATGGACACCATCGAATGCTAATCCGGAATATGGTATTTTGCCGATGATTATTGGTTCATTGGTCATTACTTTAGGGGCAATCTTAATTGGGGTACCTACGGGTGTCTTTACATCCATTTTTATGGCGAAGTTCTGTCCGCCTAAATTATATCGTTTTGTTAAGCCTGCCGTTAATATGATGGCAGCTATTCCATCAATCGTCTATGGTTTCTTTGCATTGCGTCTTATCGTTCCCTTTATGCGGAATTTAGTAGGCGGTACAGGGATGAATATCCTAACAGCCTCTATTCTTCTGGGAATTATGATTCTTCCTACTATTATTGGGCTATCTGAATCATCGCTTCGTGCAGTACCTAACAGCTACTACGAAGGTAGTGTAGCGTTAGGGGCAACACATGAGCGCTCTGTTATTCGTGTAATGGTTCCAGCAGCGAAATCAGGTATTATTTCCGCTGTTATTTTAGGAGTTGGACGTGCAATTGGTGAAACAATGGCGGTTATCCTTGTAGCTGGAAATCAGCCACGTATCCCAACGAGTGTGACACACGGTGTTCGGACGATGACAACGAATATTGTATTGGAGATGGCTTATGCAGCGGGTGAACACCGTGAAGCATTGATTGCAACTGCCGTTGTCCTCTTCATCTTTATTATTGTTATCAACGCAGCATTCTCGATTGTGAAACGGAAGGGGATCTAG
- a CDS encoding substrate-binding domain-containing protein, producing MQLKSLSKLVLSLGAVGVLAACDPAATGGDDATSDNGASEATTGTINVVSREDGSGTRGAFTEITGVLEDDVDNTYVEAVIQNGTEGVISTVSQDPNAIGYISLGSLNDNVKGVAIDGVEPTSETVQNNSFPIARNFNIAWGGDLEAVAQDFVDFIMSAEGQELALEEGYVEAVVDAPAYEGDGSQTGTIAVVGSTSVTPLMEVLSEEYRALNPEVQIDITSNGSSAGMTSAIDGTADIGMASRELKDEEKAELTSKAIAVDGIAVVVNKNNGIEGLTLEQVKQIFTGEVTNWEDLQ from the coding sequence ATGCAATTAAAAAGTCTATCTAAATTAGTTCTTTCATTAGGTGCTGTAGGAGTATTGGCAGCGTGTGATCCAGCAGCAACAGGCGGAGATGATGCAACAAGCGATAATGGCGCATCAGAAGCAACTACAGGTACCATTAATGTGGTTTCTCGTGAAGACGGTTCTGGAACAAGAGGCGCATTTACTGAGATTACTGGTGTATTAGAAGATGATGTTGATAATACTTATGTAGAGGCAGTTATTCAAAATGGTACAGAAGGAGTCATTTCAACTGTATCACAAGATCCAAATGCGATTGGTTACATTTCACTAGGATCATTAAACGATAATGTAAAAGGGGTAGCGATTGATGGTGTTGAACCAACATCTGAAACGGTACAAAACAATTCATTCCCAATTGCACGTAACTTCAATATTGCTTGGGGCGGAGACCTTGAAGCAGTTGCACAAGACTTCGTTGATTTCATTATGTCAGCTGAAGGTCAAGAACTAGCATTAGAAGAAGGCTACGTAGAAGCAGTTGTTGATGCGCCAGCTTACGAAGGTGACGGCTCACAAACTGGAACAATCGCAGTTGTTGGCTCAACTTCAGTAACACCATTAATGGAAGTTCTTTCTGAGGAATACCGTGCGTTAAATCCAGAAGTACAAATTGACATTACGTCAAATGGTTCTTCAGCAGGTATGACATCTGCAATTGATGGTACAGCTGATATTGGAATGGCATCTCGTGAATTAAAAGATGAAGAAAAAGCTGAATTGACGTCGAAAGCTATCGCTGTTGATGGGATTGCAGTTGTTGTAAACAAAAACAATGGTATTGAGGGCTTGACGCTAGAACAAGTTAAACAAATTTTTACTGGTGAAGTTACCAACTGGGAAGACCTACAATAA
- the pstB gene encoding phosphate ABC transporter ATP-binding protein PstB — protein sequence MSKIIVRDMNLWYTDFQALKNINMEIKENEITAFIGPSGCGKSTFLKSLNRMNDLVAGCRIEGDILLDNKDVYASDYDVNMLRKRVGMVFQHPNPFPMSIYDNIAYGPRTHGIKDKKTLDEIVEKSLKGAAIWDEVKDDLSKNALRISGGQQQRICIARALAVEPEVLLMDEPTSALDPISTAKIEDLVQELKDRYTIVMVTHNMQQAARVSDKTAFFLTGETVEFGETSQIFSNPRDKRTEDYVSGRFG from the coding sequence ATGAGTAAAATTATTGTTAGAGATATGAATCTATGGTACACCGATTTCCAAGCTTTGAAAAACATTAATATGGAAATTAAAGAAAATGAAATTACAGCCTTCATCGGACCTTCAGGCTGTGGAAAGTCAACATTCCTAAAAAGCTTGAACCGTATGAATGACTTAGTAGCAGGATGCCGTATTGAAGGGGATATCCTATTAGATAACAAGGATGTTTATGCTTCTGATTATGATGTCAACATGCTTCGTAAACGCGTTGGAATGGTGTTTCAACATCCAAACCCATTTCCGATGAGTATTTATGACAACATTGCCTATGGTCCACGTACACACGGCATTAAAGATAAAAAAACATTAGATGAAATTGTTGAGAAGAGTTTGAAAGGCGCAGCAATTTGGGACGAGGTGAAAGACGACCTGTCTAAAAATGCCTTGCGTATTTCTGGTGGACAACAACAACGGATTTGTATTGCTCGTGCTTTAGCAGTTGAACCAGAAGTCTTGTTAATGGATGAACCAACATCTGCCTTAGATCCTATTTCAACAGCGAAAATTGAAGACCTTGTACAAGAGTTGAAAGACCGCTATACCATCGTGATGGTTACCCACAATATGCAGCAAGCGGCTCGTGTGTCTGATAAAACAGCATTTTTCTTAACAGGAGAGACCGTTGAATTTGGTGAAACATCACAAATCTTCTCTAATCCAAGAGACAAGCGTACAGAAGATTATGTATCAGGAAGATTTGGGTAA
- the pnpS gene encoding two-component system histidine kinase PnpS — MRKFANQFLALFIGLFLLLSIGVVIYTNQLVRTATTTSIIEDVENRAKNIGSLLDEWILQHTSSVMTAVEDFPSMSFLLDEKDTIAFFDEKGTAVHPDKQDDNVLKSNDMEDVLAGERIGTSGIQMDDSGRRQYHVAVSLFNGRGDFIGIFRLTHRLDELDQLENQLTQSVFIFSFVSIVLASFIALHLTNRVSRPLKQIETVINHISEGDYSEYYKGMDYPEIMALGQTVNKLADSLDEKNRTILQSNERLSALLDRLIVGVVLLDSEQRIEMMNPAVYQILGIDENLLGRSFLEMSKSYGLVQIIQQTFQKKKNRNEEIYIYYPNERILDVNTMVVPDAKGNQVIVLLYDITEIRRLEKVRTDFVANASHELRTPVTALKGFSEVLLDGALDDPDRLRQFLEIIYKESKRLEILVNDILELSRVEQKQVPMKREWISLNETVETCFKIIKPQAAAKGLKLRLLSNNADPIRFIGDQSRLEQILNNLIYNAVNYTDKGGKISVLLEETEDEIVFHVADTGIGIPEESIERLFERFYRVDKGRSRNSGGTGLGLSIVRYLVQNMGGTISVKSTLGLGSTFTVHLPKVVEEL; from the coding sequence ATGCGTAAATTTGCCAATCAATTTTTAGCCTTATTTATTGGCTTGTTCCTTCTGTTATCGATTGGTGTTGTTATTTATACGAACCAACTGGTTCGGACGGCAACGACAACATCCATTATTGAAGATGTTGAGAATCGCGCTAAAAATATAGGCTCTTTGCTAGATGAATGGATTTTACAACATACGAGTTCAGTCATGACTGCAGTGGAAGATTTTCCTTCCATGTCCTTTCTATTAGATGAAAAAGATACGATTGCTTTTTTTGATGAGAAAGGGACGGCAGTTCATCCCGACAAACAAGATGACAATGTTTTGAAGTCTAATGATATGGAAGACGTTTTAGCTGGCGAACGTATTGGGACAAGTGGTATTCAAATGGATGATTCAGGTAGGCGTCAATACCATGTGGCAGTCTCACTGTTCAATGGTCGTGGTGATTTTATTGGGATTTTCCGTCTTACTCATCGGCTGGATGAATTGGACCAACTTGAGAATCAGCTGACACAGTCTGTTTTTATCTTTAGTTTTGTTTCGATTGTCTTAGCGAGCTTTATTGCCCTTCACTTAACCAATCGTGTTTCTCGCCCCCTTAAGCAGATTGAAACAGTCATTAACCATATTTCAGAAGGTGACTACAGTGAGTATTACAAAGGGATGGACTATCCAGAAATTATGGCACTAGGTCAGACTGTGAATAAATTAGCCGATAGTTTAGATGAAAAAAATAGAACAATTCTCCAATCTAATGAACGACTATCAGCCTTGCTTGACCGTCTGATTGTGGGAGTAGTCTTATTGGACAGTGAGCAACGGATTGAAATGATGAACCCAGCTGTTTATCAAATTCTCGGAATTGATGAAAATTTACTAGGTCGTTCATTTTTAGAAATGTCTAAAAGTTACGGTTTAGTCCAAATTATCCAACAAACTTTTCAGAAAAAGAAAAATCGAAATGAAGAAATTTATATTTATTACCCTAACGAACGGATACTAGATGTTAATACTATGGTGGTACCAGACGCTAAGGGAAATCAAGTGATTGTGCTTCTTTATGACATCACAGAAATTAGACGTTTGGAGAAAGTGAGAACAGATTTTGTTGCCAATGCCTCACACGAGCTACGGACGCCTGTTACAGCACTAAAAGGATTCTCGGAAGTTCTTTTAGATGGTGCCCTGGATGATCCAGATCGTTTGCGTCAATTTTTAGAAATTATCTATAAAGAGTCGAAACGGTTAGAAATTCTCGTTAATGATATTCTAGAGTTGTCGCGAGTTGAACAAAAACAAGTGCCAATGAAAAGGGAATGGATTAGTTTAAATGAGACAGTGGAAACGTGTTTCAAAATTATTAAACCGCAAGCAGCTGCGAAAGGATTGAAGCTGCGCCTTTTATCTAATAATGCAGATCCGATTCGCTTTATTGGTGATCAAAGTCGTTTAGAGCAGATTTTGAATAATTTAATTTACAATGCTGTAAACTATACCGATAAAGGTGGTAAAATTTCAGTTTTACTAGAGGAAACAGAAGATGAGATTGTTTTCCATGTCGCTGATACGGGTATTGGTATTCCGGAAGAAAGTATTGAGCGTTTGTTTGAGCGGTTCTATAGAGTTGATAAAGGTCGCAGTCGCAATTCCGGTGGAACCGGCTTAGGATTATCAATCGTTCGCTATCTTGTTCAAAATATGGGCGGGACGATAAGCGTAAAAAGTACGCTTGGTTTAGGAAGTACCTTCACTGTTCATTTGCCAAAAGTAGTGGAAGAATTGTAA